From a region of the Cyanobacterium sp. T60_A2020_053 genome:
- a CDS encoding gamma carbonic anhydrase family protein, with protein sequence MKQLTQIDFPEVAFIADNASIMGDVIIGKNSSIWYGAVVRGDVEKIIIGNYTNIQDGAIIHGDPGKPTILEDYVTVGHRAVIHSAHVAQGCLIGIGAIILDGVTVGEGSIIGAGSVVTKDVAPRSLMVGIPARQARAITEEEAEELIKHAKKYAQLGLFHNGKSNDNGFI encoded by the coding sequence ATGAAACAATTAACTCAAATTGATTTTCCTGAAGTTGCTTTCATTGCAGACAATGCTAGTATTATGGGTGATGTTATCATTGGTAAAAATTCTAGTATTTGGTATGGTGCAGTGGTAAGGGGCGATGTAGAAAAAATTATCATCGGCAATTACACTAATATTCAAGATGGTGCTATCATTCATGGAGACCCGGGTAAACCTACCATATTAGAAGATTACGTTACCGTAGGACACCGTGCTGTGATCCACTCAGCGCACGTCGCCCAAGGCTGTTTAATTGGTATTGGGGCAATCATTCTCGATGGTGTTACCGTTGGAGAAGGCTCCATTATCGGTGCTGGTTCGGTTGTCACTAAAGATGTTGCCCCTCGTAGTTTAATGGTAGGTATTCCCGCACGACAGGCGCGCGCCATAACTGAGGAAGAAGCAGAGGAATTAATTAAACACGCCAAAAAATATGCTCAATTAGGATTATTTCATAATGGCAAAAGTAATGATAATGGTTTTATTTGA
- a CDS encoding ABC transporter substrate-binding protein, with product MKNRKLKLFLTLLVSLNWFTVGCGLFGTTSENGDTGNNETPVSDDTLRLGALFPTTGDLASLGSNMPVAAQLAVDTVNACGGVNGNPVTLIKEDDQTDPVAGSEAMTKLTEVDRVHGVVGSFASSVSTAALDVAVRNKVMLISPGSTSPVFTERAQNGEFNGFWARTAPSDSYQAPALAALARQKGFQNVSTVVINNDYGVGFEQKFQESFKDLGGTILNEANPVRYDPKATTLDTEAASAFANNPDGVAAIVYAETGSLLLQSAFKQGLMDGVTVLLTDGVYSDDFGQQMGKKTDGTSIVEGALGTIPGADGEALEMLRALWQEKIGTEMSAFVPHSWDATVLLMLAAQSAGSNNGEAIRDNIKLVSGGEGTPVSDPCQALELLKNGEQINYQGASGNVDIDDNGDVIGVYDVWTVNADGSVEVIDTIAPIIQN from the coding sequence ATGAAAAATCGTAAATTAAAACTATTTTTAACACTTTTGGTTAGTTTAAACTGGTTTACCGTGGGCTGTGGTTTATTTGGCACAACTAGCGAAAATGGAGACACTGGCAATAATGAAACCCCCGTCAGTGATGATACCTTGCGGTTGGGGGCGCTGTTTCCTACTACGGGAGATTTGGCTTCTTTGGGTTCTAATATGCCTGTAGCGGCGCAATTAGCGGTAGATACAGTTAACGCTTGTGGCGGTGTTAATGGTAATCCTGTGACCTTGATAAAAGAAGATGACCAAACCGATCCAGTGGCAGGTAGTGAAGCCATGACGAAATTAACGGAAGTGGATCGAGTCCATGGGGTGGTAGGATCATTTGCTAGTAGTGTTTCTACGGCTGCGCTAGATGTGGCGGTAAGAAATAAAGTGATGTTGATTTCCCCGGGTAGCACTAGCCCCGTTTTCACGGAAAGGGCGCAGAATGGGGAATTTAATGGATTTTGGGCGCGCACCGCCCCATCCGACAGTTATCAAGCCCCAGCTTTGGCTGCCCTCGCTAGACAAAAAGGTTTTCAAAATGTTTCGACGGTAGTGATTAATAATGATTATGGGGTAGGATTCGAGCAGAAATTTCAGGAGTCTTTTAAAGATTTAGGAGGTACGATCCTAAATGAAGCGAATCCCGTGCGCTATGATCCTAAAGCGACAACTCTGGATACGGAAGCGGCTTCAGCTTTTGCTAATAATCCTGATGGGGTAGCCGCCATCGTTTATGCGGAAACCGGTAGTTTATTATTACAATCTGCATTTAAGCAGGGGTTAATGGATGGAGTAACGGTGTTGTTGACTGATGGGGTTTATTCTGATGATTTTGGTCAACAAATGGGCAAAAAAACTGATGGTACTTCTATTGTGGAGGGCGCTTTAGGCACAATTCCGGGCGCGGATGGTGAGGCGCTGGAGATGCTGAGGGCGCTATGGCAAGAAAAAATTGGTACGGAAATGAGTGCATTTGTACCTCATTCTTGGGATGCTACGGTATTATTGATGTTAGCGGCGCAATCTGCTGGAAGTAATAATGGTGAAGCTATTAGGGATAATATTAAGTTAGTATCTGGTGGTGAAGGTACACCTGTAAGTGATCCTTGTCAAGCGCTGGAGTTACTCAAGAATGGTGAGCAGATTAATTATCAGGGCGCTAGTGGTAATGTGGATATTGATGATAATGGCGATGTCATCGGTGTTTATGATGTTTGGACTGTTAATGCTGATGGTAGTGTGGAAGTGATTGATACTATTGCGCCCATTATTCAAAATTAG
- a CDS encoding phosphoribosylformylglycinamidine cyclo-ligase encodes MDYKQAGVDIQAGREFVDGIGEAVKSTYRPEVLGGLGGFGGCFEMPTGYRQPVLISGTDGVGTKLKIAHQMDRHDTVGIDLVAMCVNDILTSGAEPLFFLDYLATGKLNPTQLQEVVMGIAEGCRQSGCALLGGETAEMPGFYQAGEYDLAGFCVGVVEKSKILDGKNVKVGDKAIALASSGIHSNGFSLVRKIIEVNNLTWQDKPSELGGKSLGEICLTPTQIYVKPVLGALKADVGIKAMAHITGGGIPENLPRCLPDHLTVEVNLSSWAFAPIFRWLAKMGNVKLADMLDTFNVGVGFVVIVSPDCETETLSYFESQDIDCFCMGEIIEGDKEIKFVE; translated from the coding sequence ATGGATTACAAACAAGCTGGGGTGGACATTCAAGCGGGGAGAGAATTTGTTGATGGTATTGGGGAAGCGGTAAAAAGTACTTATCGCCCCGAAGTTTTGGGCGGATTGGGTGGTTTTGGTGGTTGTTTTGAGATGCCCACAGGGTATCGGCAACCGGTATTAATTTCTGGTACGGATGGAGTTGGCACAAAATTAAAAATTGCCCATCAAATGGATCGTCATGATACGGTAGGCATAGATTTGGTGGCTATGTGCGTTAATGATATTCTTACTTCGGGCGCTGAACCTTTATTTTTTCTTGATTATCTTGCTACGGGTAAGTTAAACCCCACCCAATTACAGGAAGTGGTGATGGGTATTGCGGAAGGTTGTCGGCAAAGTGGATGTGCGCTTTTGGGGGGTGAAACGGCGGAGATGCCCGGTTTTTATCAAGCAGGAGAGTATGATTTAGCGGGTTTTTGTGTGGGAGTGGTAGAAAAAAGTAAAATTTTAGATGGTAAGAATGTCAAGGTAGGGGATAAAGCCATCGCCCTTGCTAGTAGTGGTATTCATAGTAATGGTTTTTCTTTGGTACGCAAAATTATCGAGGTTAATAACCTTACTTGGCAAGATAAACCCTCAGAATTGGGGGGAAAAAGTTTGGGGGAAATTTGTCTCACTCCCACCCAAATCTATGTTAAACCAGTGTTAGGGGCGCTGAAAGCGGATGTTGGTATTAAAGCCATGGCACATATTACGGGGGGAGGGATTCCTGAGAATTTGCCCCGTTGTTTACCAGATCATCTGACGGTGGAGGTAAATTTGAGTAGTTGGGCATTTGCGCCAATTTTTCGGTGGTTGGCAAAAATGGGTAATGTGAAGTTAGCTGATATGTTAGATACTTTTAATGTGGGAGTGGGTTTTGTGGTGATTGTTTCTCCTGATTGTGAAACGGAAACATTAAGTTATTTTGAATCTCAAGATATTGATTGTTTTTGTATGGGGGAAATTATTGAGGGTGATAAAGAGATTAAATTTGTTGAGTAA
- a CDS encoding septum site-determining protein minC, producing the protein MTETENQELPEEVESPSAPLLAVKEQIHLRKKGDIVYITLPSIRVMEGSAWRILMDDFKGRLPKIDQSWLEQTKAHLEAQDRLLDSRQIKELEQILEQIKLKLDLIITTRRQTAVAGASAGYSVQQDANISLFATAETSQDLAEPLYLKNTLRSGTEIIHPSSVIVRGDVNPGASIIAGGDVYVWGSLKGIAHAGASGDRRALIMALRLIPTQIRIAELVARAPDTPPEDNMAEVAYIGLQGIRIRGAVYFNKIHSFDAQQQCWIS; encoded by the coding sequence ATGACTGAAACAGAAAATCAAGAGTTACCAGAGGAAGTGGAATCTCCCAGCGCCCCTCTCCTCGCCGTAAAAGAACAAATCCACTTACGCAAAAAAGGGGATATTGTTTATATCACATTACCGTCAATCCGTGTGATGGAAGGCTCGGCTTGGAGAATTTTGATGGATGATTTTAAAGGGAGATTACCAAAAATTGATCAATCATGGTTAGAGCAAACTAAAGCGCACCTCGAAGCGCAAGATCGATTATTGGATAGTAGGCAAATCAAGGAATTAGAGCAGATTTTAGAGCAAATTAAACTAAAACTGGATTTAATCATCACTACACGCCGTCAAACTGCGGTGGCGGGCGCTAGTGCCGGTTACTCGGTGCAACAGGATGCGAATATTTCCCTGTTTGCCACTGCTGAAACTAGCCAAGATTTAGCAGAACCTTTGTACTTAAAAAATACTTTACGCTCAGGCACAGAAATTATCCATCCCAGTAGTGTCATTGTGCGAGGGGATGTTAACCCCGGGGCAAGTATTATTGCTGGAGGAGATGTTTATGTGTGGGGTAGTCTAAAAGGTATTGCCCATGCCGGGGCTAGTGGCGATAGACGGGCGCTGATTATGGCTTTACGACTGATTCCAACTCAAATCAGGATTGCTGAGTTGGTGGCACGGGCGCCGGATACCCCTCCAGAAGATAATATGGCGGAAGTTGCTTACATCGGCTTACAAGGAATTAGGATTAGGGGCGCTGTTTATTTCAATAAAATTCACAGCTTTGACGCTCAACAACAATGTTGGATTAGTTAA
- a CDS encoding bifunctional diguanylate cyclase/phosphodiesterase, giving the protein MTNLSPQPPSFLSKKFQRFLIVCNAKLSRRLVFLIFLSIIAIEIIILIPSLRNKEKELLNQVELISDTKIQLVTVNFTSFSAMDILDLLMAKTNNQYGVKGAGIYEIKSQNRVNGFGEINISQSFLNEIIDEKIQYRKKYNDSYELGYIINFNNQEYLLIINYDISSHGRELWLYFLRITILIIIISIFVTLATFMALGPNIINPILRLREDLIKAGKYLSNASPECPEFSSLNYPYHNELQDVIITFIQMYEQVKQGILAQKNSELQLQELNKQLETRVKERTEELEQINQHLAYQAYHDELTDLGNRALLFERLNKLIKNDNKNRFFALLFLDLDNFKIVNDSLGHSTGDILLQKVAERFRKFSNYLTVRLGGDEFAICLDKISNLSEAVDIAKNIIAGFKQPFIINNQTVFSNISIGITTNENNYDNVGQMIRDSDVAMYQAKTKGQGNYAIFTTEMHQAITKTMELDRELRRVINNLDSQENQTEFELFYQPIIDIKSNKIISFEALIRWHHPEWGFVSPAHFIPRTEETGLILPLGSWIFRQACNQMKQWLNDFADFAPKNISINVSSFQFNDVNLYQNLLTTINLAQLEGKNVKIEITESSLINQMDIVKAILLKFKEHQITISLDDFGTGYSSLSYLHDLPFDTIKIDQSFVKNINDSQESEKIVQTIISLAHNLERNVIAEGVETEKDLDKLKIMGCDFAQGYFFSKPVNSISATALIQKFNLGK; this is encoded by the coding sequence ATGACTAATTTATCACCTCAACCGCCCTCATTTTTATCAAAAAAATTTCAGCGTTTTTTAATAGTGTGCAATGCTAAACTATCTCGAAGATTAGTATTTTTAATTTTTCTGAGTATTATTGCTATTGAAATTATTATTTTAATTCCTTCCCTAAGAAATAAAGAAAAAGAATTATTAAATCAAGTGGAATTAATTTCGGATACTAAAATTCAATTAGTTACCGTTAATTTCACTTCTTTTTCTGCCATGGATATTCTTGATTTATTAATGGCTAAAACTAATAATCAATATGGGGTGAAGGGCGCTGGAATTTATGAAATAAAAAGTCAAAATAGAGTTAATGGCTTCGGTGAAATAAATATTAGTCAATCATTTTTGAATGAAATTATTGATGAGAAAATACAATATCGAAAAAAGTATAATGATTCTTATGAATTGGGATATATTATTAATTTTAATAATCAAGAATATTTGTTAATTATTAACTACGATATATCTTCTCATGGTCGTGAATTATGGCTTTATTTCTTAAGAATTACTATCTTAATTATTATTATTTCTATTTTCGTTACTCTTGCTACTTTCATGGCTTTAGGTCCTAATATTATTAATCCTATCTTAAGATTAAGAGAAGATTTAATTAAAGCAGGAAAATATTTAAGTAATGCCTCTCCCGAATGTCCTGAGTTTAGTTCTTTAAATTATCCTTATCATAATGAATTACAAGATGTTATCATAACTTTTATTCAAATGTATGAACAGGTAAAACAAGGAATTTTAGCTCAAAAAAATTCAGAATTACAGTTACAAGAATTAAACAAACAATTAGAAACTAGAGTTAAAGAAAGAACTGAAGAATTAGAACAAATAAACCAACATTTAGCCTACCAAGCCTACCACGATGAATTAACAGATTTAGGGAATCGGGCGCTGTTATTTGAACGTTTGAATAAATTAATCAAAAACGATAACAAAAATAGATTTTTTGCTTTATTATTTCTTGATTTAGATAACTTTAAAATAGTTAATGATAGCTTAGGACATAGTACAGGGGATATTTTATTGCAAAAAGTTGCCGAGCGTTTTAGGAAATTTAGTAATTATTTAACAGTTCGTCTAGGAGGAGATGAATTTGCAATTTGTTTAGATAAAATTAGTAATTTATCGGAAGCTGTGGACATTGCCAAAAACATTATTGCAGGTTTTAAACAACCATTTATTATTAATAATCAAACTGTATTCAGTAATATTAGTATCGGTATTACTACTAATGAAAATAATTATGATAATGTAGGGCAAATGATTAGGGATAGTGATGTGGCAATGTATCAAGCGAAAACAAAAGGACAAGGTAATTATGCTATTTTTACTACTGAAATGCATCAAGCAATTACTAAAACAATGGAATTGGATCGAGAATTAAGAAGAGTAATAAATAATCTTGATAGTCAAGAAAATCAAACAGAATTTGAGTTGTTTTATCAGCCTATTATTGATATAAAAAGTAATAAAATTATTAGCTTTGAAGCCTTAATTCGTTGGCATCATCCTGAATGGGGTTTTGTCTCTCCAGCGCACTTCATCCCACGCACAGAGGAAACGGGTTTAATTTTACCGTTAGGTAGTTGGATATTCCGTCAGGCTTGTAATCAAATGAAGCAATGGCTTAATGATTTTGCTGATTTTGCTCCAAAAAATATTAGTATTAATGTTTCATCATTTCAATTCAATGATGTTAATTTGTATCAAAATTTATTAACTACGATAAATTTAGCACAATTAGAAGGGAAAAATGTCAAAATTGAAATTACAGAAAGTTCTTTAATTAATCAAATGGATATAGTAAAAGCAATTTTATTAAAATTTAAAGAACATCAAATTACTATTTCTTTAGATGATTTTGGCACAGGTTATTCCTCTTTAAGTTATCTTCATGATTTACCTTTTGATACCATAAAAATTGATCAATCTTTTGTCAAAAATATCAATGATTCTCAAGAGAGTGAAAAAATAGTCCAAACTATTATTAGTTTAGCCCATAATTTAGAAAGGAATGTCATTGCCGAAGGAGTAGAAACAGAAAAAGATTTAGATAAATTAAAAATTATGGGTTGTGATTTTGCCCAAGGATATTTTTTTAGTAAACCAGTTAATTCTATATCGGCAACGGCTTTAATTCAAAAATTTAATCTTGGCAAATAA
- a CDS encoding ABC transporter permease, whose product MNFSKYYYETSALSQRILTELIKRKRSLIFWSIFPLSILFINGYILSERANLELSEAFKLSAPTSLTGAALFFSCLGGSVSTVVSEREQKTLKRLFISPLSGVSYFLGIFLAHFSMGMGQTILVYFTLFLLGETIEGSVFLGLIILFLSIASYVGVGLILGTNLAKRTEDVNAIVATFGVPLLIIGGTFLPTSLFPDGLLKIAQFNPIFHMNEAMIQLWANGDSFNDIKNHFWFLLVFSIMMMISGWFSYYRMIQTEKTL is encoded by the coding sequence ATGAATTTTAGTAAATATTACTATGAAACAAGCGCCCTCAGCCAGAGAATTTTAACGGAATTAATTAAGCGCAAAAGGAGTTTAATTTTTTGGTCAATTTTTCCTCTTTCTATTCTATTTATCAACGGTTATATTCTCTCGGAAAGGGCAAATTTAGAACTATCAGAAGCCTTTAAATTAAGCGCGCCTACCAGTTTGACGGGCGCTGCTTTATTCTTTAGTTGTCTGGGTGGTAGCGTTTCTACAGTAGTTTCGGAAAGGGAACAAAAAACCCTCAAGCGTTTATTTATTTCTCCTCTTAGTGGTGTTTCTTATTTCTTAGGCATATTTTTGGCTCACTTTTCTATGGGGATGGGGCAAACAATTTTAGTTTATTTTACCTTATTTTTATTAGGAGAAACTATCGAAGGCTCTGTATTTTTAGGGCTAATTATTCTTTTTCTAAGTATTGCTAGTTATGTAGGAGTGGGCTTAATTTTAGGCACAAATTTGGCAAAAAGAACAGAAGATGTTAATGCTATTGTTGCTACTTTTGGAGTACCATTGTTAATTATTGGAGGAACTTTTTTACCTACTTCTCTATTTCCTGATGGGTTATTAAAAATTGCTCAATTTAACCCTATATTTCACATGAATGAAGCCATGATTCAGTTGTGGGCAAATGGAGATAGTTTTAATGACATTAAAAATCATTTTTGGTTTTTATTAGTTTTCTCTATTATGATGATGATTAGTGGCTGGTTTTCTTATTATCGTATGATTCAAACTGAAAAGACCTTATGA